GTTGTTGCTACCTTGCAACTTATCAACAACATGTGGAAGATCTAAAACAGTGCACTTCAAGTTTGGAAAAGTTTGGCCAATAGCCTTAGCCATGTTTCCAGTGCCACCTCCAACATCCACTAAAGAGTTCACCCCTTCAAATACCTCCTTACACTTAATAATCACTGCCCTGCCAATGACTGAGCTATCACTCGCCATGCAATCATTAACCAAATGATTAATCCTAGCCTCATTCCCTGCACAACCCCATAATGTGTCTTTAAAGGCAGTGACAAAAGGTGTAAGATCATCATTTCGAAGAAAAggtattaaataattatatggtTCTGTTGCAACTGGATCGAGAACTAGAGATATAAAGGGTCTAGTATCAAAAGAACTGTCCTTGAGCAGAAGACGAGAAGCTGGAGTTAGTATATAGCCTTCTTGGCTATGATTATCAGAAGCAGTTTGCAAATTAAAGAAACCCGAATGGACAAGGACTCGCATAAGAT
The sequence above is drawn from the Ricinus communis isolate WT05 ecotype wild-type chromosome 7, ASM1957865v1, whole genome shotgun sequence genome and encodes:
- the LOC8283802 gene encoding trans-resveratrol di-O-methyltransferase, whose translation is METVTEEKIDELIKAQTHIWNHTFHFIKSMSLKCAVQLGIPDIIKSHGQPMTLSELVLALQVHPTKTHHLYHLMRVLVHSGFFNLQTASDNHSQEGYILTPASRLLLKDSSFDTRPFISLVLDPVATEPYNYLIPFLRNDDLTPFVTAFKDTLWGCAGNEARINHLVNDCMASDSSVIGRAVIIKCKEVFEGVNSLVDVGGGTGNMAKAIGQTFPNLKCTVLDLPHVVDKLQGSNNLSFLGGDMIQAVPPADAILLESILHNWPDEECIKILKNCKEAVSEKGTGGKVIIIDMVMGNQSWDDSLMEGQLCLDMQIVRVLRS